A DNA window from Anastrepha ludens isolate Willacy chromosome 6, idAnaLude1.1, whole genome shotgun sequence contains the following coding sequences:
- the LOC128865767 gene encoding parkin coregulated gene protein homolog isoform X4 — translation MSHTARAHITKLHECSVHDQSSKQRSKSANPPTTHPFVNCPLQRTRCVPPFSVQSRQKNTVVVHGPIEEPAAPASARGKVNMKTLKSSKKKAISTLELDLRGRSPLGSVGHKRSTTTFRMYFDRGDLPIKMEYLCGGDKIGWTVDIDKLDYSLYLPLFFDGLSETQHPYKTYARQGVSDLLVAGGDKIHPVVPQLILPLKNALSTRNLEVMCTTLRIIQQLVMSSDMVGPALVPFYRQLLPMFNAYKVKNVRNLHQ, via the exons ATGTCTCATACGGCGCGCGCACATATCACCAAATTACACGAATGTTCCGTTCATGACCAATCATCAAAGCAACGTTCCAAATCCGCAAATCCACCAACGACGCACCCTTTCGTAAATTGCCCTTTGCAACGAACGCGTTGTGTGCCACCATTTTCAGTGCAATCACGACAAAAAAATACCGTCGTTGTGCATGGGCCGATAGAGGAACCAGCGGCGCCGGCTAGCGCACGCGGCAAAGTGAATATGAAAA ctctaaaaagtagcaaaaagaAAGCAATTTCTACATTGGAATTGGACTTGCGGGGACGTAGTCCACTTGGTAGTGTTGGCCACAAACGCTCTACAACAACATTTCGTATGTATTTCGATCGAGGAGATCTGCCAATCAAGATGGAATATTTGTGTGGAGGGGATAAAATTGGTTGGACG GTGGATATTGACAAACTCGACTACAGCCTCTACTTGCCTCTCTTCTTCGATGGTCTCTCGGAAACACAACACCCCTACAAGACATACGCTCGACAAGGTGTTTCCGATTTATTGGTTGCTGGTGGCGATAAAATTCATCCTGTTGTACCGCAATTAATATTACCACttaaaa ACGCCCTTAGTACACGTAATTTAGAGGTTATGTGCACCACTTTAAGGATAATACAGCAGCTTGTAATGTCGTCCGATATGGTGGGGCCTGCCTTGGTGCCATTTTATCGACAGCTACTGCCAATGTTCAATGCTTACAAAGTGAAAAATG TTCGTAATTTACATCAATAA
- the LOC128868825 gene encoding heterogeneous nuclear ribonucleoprotein U, with product MDAARLDKMKVVDLRKELETRGLDTKGVKAVLVERLRAFLEGGSDGSGGAPGTPGTPGRRSRRTRSMTRSPSPSPVKVAAIEPTLETLAEEEGNADPEEEEALGEENAGDAVVEPAVGSEEEDEEKEDEEEHMEAESNQQIEENGDEQEEDVEDEDQREELENQQEEEEEPNKEAVERPEKNDEEKMVVDENKNEKGEIESKDLNETVESKADSSRRKRSPSRSHSKERQGRSHSRSRSRSRSHSRSRSRSRSRSRSRSKSRSRTPKRRSGAGSHSTPSKAEEATNPEDEPTIEDKQFGLSWFDSDLHLRIDPVTFTSAKPMSHEVYSLIWSGARTNYGVREGKVCFEVRLAEETQLGRSHQFRDEPHVRGFRVGFSLPDTTLLLGEAENSFAYCESGRKATNSEFTEFSKPYQLDDVIGCYLDLDSTPCNIKYTLNGEDLGVAFEFDKNILGESGALFPHIVTKGYEYHVNFADNENLLANVERPKRMRRKPKKEKPVEQEKEKEEEKEEDKEKEEKPKDENSKVIEEGAELVDEENEVSNAKTTEDDDVEMKETEDGKEISHSEEKSSDNAEEPKPTDEQQESKSEEKVEENGVAAAKADEEKPIEATDIVKESKKKDGEEGEEGPTPSKRKRLDDGKDKRRDSSEDDEYEEVIPEPRDPVSLLPDYELIALIPEEKYVPGPQRPNSRKECEVILLVGLPGAGKTHWALQHVKDNLEKRYHVIGADALIAKMTIDGEPRKSVHKGRWERVYELCLNNLSQLEEIATKRRRNFILDQTNAYASAQRRKMKGFGDFKRIAVVCIPGEDELKRRNTEKTEKGNANTIRESTLNNLRANFTLPSTDLDWFDEVIYTDLSGDEAKAEVKRYNEKGKKALDESQPNKRNRRDHYQRGDDRRHRDGGGGGGGGGRRDFRRWNDRRGGGGGGHSGGGGNRWGGGGGGGGGGYRAGWRDDRAYGSGGGGGSGGRGYDNRNNRYSNGPQNWVQNNRGGNRYDDRYNRSGGGGGGGRYDSGGGGGRYSSYGGGSSGGGGGAGRDYRDRDHRERNAGGGGGGGGGRRDNYRSGGDSQRDFRPGHRDNRTEDSRGGYERSGAAGGAATKYGSNTNNVGSNSSAHGHGGSYHTQGHGHHGQYNSSKSATTGTGSNKGSSQSGGKWTSYGQQQSQQQHHQQQHQMASGGNWQQQASHHQQYQQQQQQPAAAQQQYWGYGDMQGYGNAQQQQQWANADPNQQQEWLAWWQQNQQQPQAAAGAGSTSDANQYWSQYSYQTAPTGNGSSGGGGGGSEAASKK from the exons ATGGATGCCGCCAGATTGGATAAAATGAAGGTGGTAGACCTTCGAAAAGAGCTAGAAACTCGTGGTCTTGATACTAAAGGTGTTAAAGCTGTATTGGTGGAGCGGTTGCGAGCATTTCTAGAAGGTGGAAGTGATGGCTCAG GTGGCGCTCCGGGCACACCTGGTACTCCGGGGCGACGAAGTCGACGAACCCGTTCAATGACTCGGTCGCCATCTCCTTCCCCGGTAAAGGTTGCAGCAATCGAACCTACATTAGAAACCCTAGCTGAAGAGGAAGGAAATGCTGAccctgaagaagaagaagctcttGGCGAAGAAAATGCAGGGGATGCTGTCGTAGAACCAGCGGTTGGAAGTGAAGAAGAGgatgaagaaaaagaagatgaGGAGGAGCATATGGAAGCTGAATCCAATCAACAGATAGAAGAGAATGGTGACGAACAGGAAGAGGACGTGGAAGATGAAGATCAAAGAGAGGAATTAGAAAATCagcaagaggaagaggaagaacctAACAAAGAAGCTGTTGAGCGTCCGGAAAAAAATGACGAAGAGAAAATGGTAGtcgatgaaaataaaaatgagaaggGTGAAATTGAATCGAAGGATTTAAATGAGACTGTTGAAAGTAAAGCAGACTCAAGTAGACGTAAGCGCTCTCCTTCACGATCACATTCCAAAGAGCGTCAGGGTCGTTCTCATTCCCGTTCGCGTTCACGGTCACGGTCGCATTCACGCTCAAGATCACGATCGCGGTCACGCAGTCGTTCCCGTTCTAAATCACGATCTCGCACTCCAAAACGTCGCAGTGGCGCTGGTAGCCACAGTACGCCGTCAAAAGCAGAAGAGGCCACAAATCCTGAAGATGAGCCCACCATCGAGGACAAGCAGTTTGGCTTGAGTTGGT ttgatTCCGATTTACACTTACGCATCGATCCAGTAACATTCACATCGGCGAAACCTATGTCACATGAAGTATATTCATTGATTTGGTCCGGAGCACGTACCAACTACGGGGTTCGCGAAGGCAAGGTATGTTTTGAAGTGCGATTGGCAGAGGAAACCCAATTAGGGCGTTCACATCAATTCCGGGATGAACCACATGTGCGAGGTTTTCGTGTCGGATTCTCTTTGCCAGACACAACTTTATTGCTAGGTGAAGCAGAAAATTCATTTGCCTATTGCGAGTCTGGCCGCAAAGCAACTAACTCAGAATTTACTGAGTTTTCCAAACCATATCAGCTAGATGATGTAATTGGCTGTTACTTGGATTTAGATAGCACCCCATGCAACATAAAGTACACGTTAAATGGAGAAGATCTCGGTGTGGCTTTTGAGTTTGATAAGAATATTTTAGGTGAAAGTGGTGCTCTATTCCCGCATATTGTAACAAAGGGCTATGAGTACCATGTAAATTTCGCTGATAATGAGAATTTACTAGCCAACGTGGAGCGTCCGAAACGTATGCGGCgcaaaccaaaaaaagaaaaacctgtCGAACAAGAGAAAGAAAAGGAAGAAGAGAAGGAGGAAGATaaagaaaaagaggaaaaaCCTAAGGATGAAAATAGTAAGGTGATTGAAGAAGGTGCTGAATTGGTTGATGAAGAAAACGAAGTTTCGAACGCGAAGACTACTGAAGATGATGATGTGGAAATGAAAGAAACCGAGGATGGCAAAGAAATATCGCATAGTGAGGAGAAGAGCAGCGATAACGCGGAAG AACCTAAACCTACCGATGAACAACAAGAATCTAAATCTGAAGAAAAagtcgaagaaaacggtgtcgCCGCTGCAAAAGCAGATGAAGAAAAGCCTATTGAGGCAACAGACATCGTTAAAGAGAGCAAGAAAAAAGATGGCGAAGAAGGGGAAGAAGGACCCACGCCGAGCAAACGCAAAAGACTTGATGATGGGAAAGATAAGCGTCGTGACTCCTCCGAAGATGATGAGTATGAGGAAGTCATTCCAGAACCACGTGATCCCGTCTCATTGTTGCCCGACTATGAACTTATCGCGTTAATACCAGAAGAAAAATATGTACCTGGTCCACAACGACCGAACAGTCGAAAGGAATGTGAAGTTATTCTTTTGGTTGGTCTACCCGGAGCAGGCAAAACTCACTGGGCATTGCAACATGTTAAGGATAATTTGGAGAAACGATATCATGTAATTGGTGCAGATGCATTAATTGCAAAAATGACT ATTGACGGTGAACCTCGTAAATCCGTGCATAAGGGTCGTTGGGAACGTGTTTACGAGTTATGCTTGAATAATTTGTCTCAACTAGAGGAAATTGCAACGAAGCGACGTCGCAATTTCATACTTGATCAG ACAAATGCTTATGCATCCGCACAACGGCGCAAAATGAAAGGTTTCGGCGACTTCAAACGCATTGCAGTTGTTTGTATACCAGGTGAAGATGAATTGAAAAGGCGCAACACTGAGAAAACTGAAAAGGGCAATGCTAATACAATTAGAGAATCAACATTAAATAATTTACGAG CCAACTTTACTCTGCCCTCAACTGATCTGGATTGGTTCGACGAGGTAATCTACACTGACCTCAGTGGCGATGAGGCTAAGGCCGAGGTGAAGCGTTACAACGAGAAGGGTAAGAAGGCGTTAGATGAAAGCCAGCCGAATAAGCGTAATCGACGTGATCACTATCAGCGCGGCGATGATCGTCGGCATCGTGATGGTGGTGGCGGCGGCGGTGGCGGTGGACGACGTGATTTTCGTCGTTGGAATGATCGCCGcggcggcggtggtggtggcCACTCAGGTGGTGGCGGAAATCGCTggggcggtggtggtggtggcggtggcggtggctACCGTGCTGGTTGGCGTGATGACCGTGCCTATGGTAGCGGTGGCGGCGGTGGTAGTGGTGGTCGTGGCTATGACAATCGCAACAACCGATATAGCAATGGTCCACAAAATTGGGTCCAAAACAATCGCGGTGGTAATCGCTATGATGATCGCTACAATCGCTCAGGCGGCGGTGGAGGTGGTGGCCGCTACGACTCGGGTGGCGGCGGTGGACGCTACAGTTCGTATGGTGGTGGTAGCAGTGGAGGTGGCGGCGGCGCCGGTCGTGACTATCGTGATCGAGATCACCGCGAACGCAATGCAGGTGGTGGCGGTGGCGGCGGCGGTGGTCGACGTGACAACTATCGCTCGGGTGGTGATAGCCAGCGGGATTTTCGGCCTGGCCACCGCGACAATCGTACAGAAGATAGTCGCGGTGGCTATGAGCGCTCGGGTGCGGCTGGAGGCGCGGCAACAAAGTACGGCAGTAATACCAACAATGTCGGCAGTAATAGCAGTGCCCATGGCCATGGTGGCAGTTATCATACGCAGGGGCATGGACACCACGGTCAGTACAATAGTAGCAAATCAGCGACAACGGGGACGGGAAGTAATAAG GGTTCATCACAAAGTGGCGGTAAATGGACCTCTTATGGGCAGCAACAgtcacagcaacaacaccaccaGCAGCAACATCAGATGGCCAGTGGGGGGAATTGGCAACAACAAGCGTCACACCATCAACAGtaccaacagcagcagcaacaacccGCCGCCGCGCAGCAACAGTACTGGGGTTACGGGGACATGCAAg GCTATGGCAACgctcaacaacaacagcagtggGCAAATGCTGATCCTAACCAACAGCAGGAGTGGCTAGCTTGGTGGCAG caaaatcagcAGCAACCACAAGCAGCGGCAGGTGCTGGCAGTACCAGTGATGCGAACCAATACTGGTCGCAATACTCCTATCAGACAGCGCCAACGGGCAATGGAagtagtggtggtggtggcggtggcAGTGAGGCTGCTTCGAAAAAGTGA
- the LOC128865767 gene encoding parkin coregulated gene protein homolog isoform X2, with protein sequence MSHTARAHITKLHECSVHDQSSKQRSKSANPPTTHPFVNCPLQRTRCVPPFSVQSRQKNTVVVHGPIEEPAAPASARGKVNMKTLKSSKKKAISTLELDLRGRSPLGSVGHKRSTTTFRMYFDRGDLPIKMEYLCGGDKIGWTVDIDKLDYSLYLPLFFDGLSETQHPYKTYARQGVSDLLVAGGDKIHPVVPQLILPLKNALSTRNLEVMCTTLRIIQQLVMSSDMVGPALVPFYRQLLPMFNAYKVKNVADNTIYARTHVFL encoded by the exons ATGTCTCATACGGCGCGCGCACATATCACCAAATTACACGAATGTTCCGTTCATGACCAATCATCAAAGCAACGTTCCAAATCCGCAAATCCACCAACGACGCACCCTTTCGTAAATTGCCCTTTGCAACGAACGCGTTGTGTGCCACCATTTTCAGTGCAATCACGACAAAAAAATACCGTCGTTGTGCATGGGCCGATAGAGGAACCAGCGGCGCCGGCTAGCGCACGCGGCAAAGTGAATATGAAAA ctctaaaaagtagcaaaaagaAAGCAATTTCTACATTGGAATTGGACTTGCGGGGACGTAGTCCACTTGGTAGTGTTGGCCACAAACGCTCTACAACAACATTTCGTATGTATTTCGATCGAGGAGATCTGCCAATCAAGATGGAATATTTGTGTGGAGGGGATAAAATTGGTTGGACG GTGGATATTGACAAACTCGACTACAGCCTCTACTTGCCTCTCTTCTTCGATGGTCTCTCGGAAACACAACACCCCTACAAGACATACGCTCGACAAGGTGTTTCCGATTTATTGGTTGCTGGTGGCGATAAAATTCATCCTGTTGTACCGCAATTAATATTACCACttaaaa ACGCCCTTAGTACACGTAATTTAGAGGTTATGTGCACCACTTTAAGGATAATACAGCAGCTTGTAATGTCGTCCGATATGGTGGGGCCTGCCTTGGTGCCATTTTATCGACAGCTACTGCCAATGTTCAATGCTTACAAAGTGAAAAATG TTGCAGATAATACAATTTACGCCCGGACACATGTATTTTTGTGA
- the LOC128865767 gene encoding parkin coregulated gene protein homolog isoform X3, which translates to MSHTARAHITKLHECSVHDQSSKQRSKSANPPTTHPFVNCPLQRTRCVPPFSVQSRQKNTVVVHGPIEEPAAPASARGKVNMKTLKSSKKKAISTLELDLRGRSPLGSVGHKRSTTTFRMYFDRGDLPIKMEYLCGGDKIGWTVDIDKLDYSLYLPLFFDGLSETQHPYKTYARQGVSDLLVAGGDKIHPVVPQLILPLKNALSTRNLEVMCTTLRIIQQLVMSSDMVGPALVPFYRQLLPMFNAYKVKNALFDIQVLRHIIL; encoded by the exons ATGTCTCATACGGCGCGCGCACATATCACCAAATTACACGAATGTTCCGTTCATGACCAATCATCAAAGCAACGTTCCAAATCCGCAAATCCACCAACGACGCACCCTTTCGTAAATTGCCCTTTGCAACGAACGCGTTGTGTGCCACCATTTTCAGTGCAATCACGACAAAAAAATACCGTCGTTGTGCATGGGCCGATAGAGGAACCAGCGGCGCCGGCTAGCGCACGCGGCAAAGTGAATATGAAAA ctctaaaaagtagcaaaaagaAAGCAATTTCTACATTGGAATTGGACTTGCGGGGACGTAGTCCACTTGGTAGTGTTGGCCACAAACGCTCTACAACAACATTTCGTATGTATTTCGATCGAGGAGATCTGCCAATCAAGATGGAATATTTGTGTGGAGGGGATAAAATTGGTTGGACG GTGGATATTGACAAACTCGACTACAGCCTCTACTTGCCTCTCTTCTTCGATGGTCTCTCGGAAACACAACACCCCTACAAGACATACGCTCGACAAGGTGTTTCCGATTTATTGGTTGCTGGTGGCGATAAAATTCATCCTGTTGTACCGCAATTAATATTACCACttaaaa ACGCCCTTAGTACACGTAATTTAGAGGTTATGTGCACCACTTTAAGGATAATACAGCAGCTTGTAATGTCGTCCGATATGGTGGGGCCTGCCTTGGTGCCATTTTATCGACAGCTACTGCCAATGTTCAATGCTTACAAAGTGAAAAATG ctttgTTTGACATTCAAGTCTTGCGACATATCATTTTGTAG